The following are encoded together in the Lathyrus oleraceus cultivar Zhongwan6 chromosome 3, CAAS_Psat_ZW6_1.0, whole genome shotgun sequence genome:
- the LOC127132013 gene encoding uncharacterized protein LOC127132013 produces the protein METLVAAQNQSSNNSQDPLQRTIISENVSMLIPVAPVNDQQYHMPPGFPWGIPHVVTVVMFVPPLVVHTIPYNKENIYHAAPSKVVGVNERLEGFQDQFLEMKREINSLRGKDLFGKTAFELCLVPNVQIPPKFKVPDFEKYKGKSCPQSHLVMYARNMSTQTDNHQLLINYFQDSLTSAALKWYMGLDNAKIRTFNELGEAFICQYKYNIDMAPDKDQLCAMSKKDKESFKEYAKSAPSDFTEMVNMGMRLEEAVQEGRLTKEVGASSHVKKFANNFSKKKESDVSVVSYGRQRRKYQHVASVSLIINAQMVAPIYQQ, from the exons ATGGAGACTTTggtggctgctcagaatcagtcaTCGAATAATTCTCAAGATCCATTGCAACGAACAATAATCTCTGAGAATGTCTCGATGCTCATTCCAGTGGCACCCGTCAATGATCAACAATATCACATGCCACCCGGTTTCCCTTGGGGAATTCCTCACG TAGTGACTGTTGTGATGTTTGTACCTCCTCTTGTGGTGCATACGATTCCTTATAATAAAGAAAACATTTATCACGCTGCTCCAAGCAAAGTTGTAGGAGTAAATGAAAGGTTAGAAGGATTTCAAGATCAGTTCttagaaatgaaaagggaaatcAACTCTCTTCGAGgtaaggatctttttggcaagaCCGCTTtcgaactctgcttggttcctaatgttcAAATTCCGCCCAAATTCAAAGTACCAGActtcgagaaatacaaaggaaaATCATGTCCTCAaagtcatttggtgatgtatgctaGGAATATGTCCACTCAGACTGACAACCATCAGCTTCTGATCaactactttcaagacagtttaaCCAGTGCCGCTCTTAagtggtacatgggcttggacaaCGCGAAGATCCGTACTTTCAACGAACTTGGTGAAGCTTTTATTTgtcaatacaaatataatataGATATGGCTCCAGACAAAGATCAACTATGTGCCATGTCTAAGAAAGACAaagagagtttcaaggaatatgCTAAAAG CGCACCCAgtgatttcaccgagatggtaaacatgggcATGCGACTTGAGGAAGCAGTCCAAGAGGGACGTTTGACTAAGGAAGTCGGCGCTTCTAGTCATGTTAAGAAATTCGCCAATAATTTCTCAAAGAAGAAAGAATCGGATGTTAGTGTCGTTTCATATGGCAGACAAAGAAGAAAGTATCAACATGTTGCATCAGTTTCACTAATCATTAATGCACAAATGGTAGCACCAATTTATCAGCAATAG